In Sphingomonas sp. SUN019, one genomic interval encodes:
- a CDS encoding glycosyltransferase family 2 protein, which yields MIAVAWAAALCAALPLLIVSIECLAGLRPGRSPSRTADAPPFVVLVPAHDEAAGIAATIAAIRRQLRACDRLLVVADNCVDATADVALRAGAAVVRRNDPGRRGKGYALAFGRDILRNDPPAAVIVIDADCVPEPGALQALARSVARRGASVQGRYLLSAAPSATAIVRISSFAFLIKNLVRQRGLDRLGGMALLQGAGMAFPWRIFDTAPLATPSLVEDLKLGLDLVLAGEDVRFEDDARFTSRAGAQAATRPQRTRWEHGMLATAAVYLPRLLVAGIRRPRLLLLAADLLVPPLALLVEFVAVITLALLLSAVIAGDGAPLALLLAVELLFAATLVLTWRAHGRALLPPAALLRLPHYILWKQPIYARLLGRREQRWIRTSRAP from the coding sequence ATGATCGCGGTCGCCTGGGCCGCGGCCCTTTGCGCCGCGCTGCCGCTGTTGATCGTCAGCATCGAATGCCTCGCAGGCTTGCGGCCCGGCCGATCGCCGTCGCGCACCGCGGATGCGCCGCCGTTCGTCGTGCTGGTCCCTGCGCATGACGAGGCGGCGGGAATCGCCGCGACCATCGCCGCCATCCGCCGGCAACTGCGCGCGTGCGACCGGCTGCTGGTGGTCGCCGACAACTGCGTCGATGCTACCGCCGACGTCGCATTGCGCGCAGGCGCGGCGGTGGTCCGGCGCAACGATCCCGGTCGCCGGGGCAAGGGGTATGCGCTGGCCTTCGGGCGCGACATCCTGCGCAACGATCCGCCCGCGGCCGTCATCGTGATCGACGCCGATTGCGTGCCGGAACCCGGCGCGCTGCAGGCGCTGGCGCGATCGGTCGCGCGGCGCGGCGCGAGCGTGCAGGGGCGCTATCTGCTGTCCGCCGCGCCCTCCGCCACCGCGATCGTGCGCATTTCCAGCTTCGCCTTTCTGATCAAGAATCTGGTGCGTCAACGCGGGCTGGACCGGCTGGGCGGCATGGCCCTGCTGCAGGGCGCGGGCATGGCGTTTCCGTGGCGCATCTTCGACACCGCGCCGCTCGCCACGCCGTCGCTGGTCGAGGATCTGAAGCTGGGTCTCGATCTGGTCCTGGCGGGCGAGGATGTCCGGTTCGAGGATGATGCGCGCTTCACCAGCCGCGCGGGCGCGCAGGCCGCGACCCGCCCGCAGCGCACGCGCTGGGAACACGGCATGCTGGCCACCGCCGCAGTGTATCTGCCGCGGCTGCTGGTGGCCGGCATCCGTCGGCCGCGCCTGCTGCTGCTCGCCGCCGACCTGCTGGTGCCGCCGCTGGCGTTGCTGGTCGAGTTCGTCGCGGTGATCACCCTGGCGTTGCTGCTGTCGGCGGTGATCGCCGGCGACGGCGCGCCGCTGGCGCTGCTCCTCGCGGTCGAGCTTCTGTTCGCGGCGACGCTGGTCCTGACATGGCGCGCGCACGGGCGCGCGCTGCTGCCGCCCGCCGCCTTGCTGCGACTGCCGCATTATATCCTGTGGAAACAGCCGATCTACGCCCGCCTGCTGGGACGGCGCGAACAGCGCTGGATCCGCACGAGCCGTGCGCCATGA
- a CDS encoding O-antigen ligase family protein has product MPPIAMALIGGMVLLALVTAKAAIYVVAATALGLAIFHHCLTPPARRQLGYQPIVIALVMPLAAWLMPSVTLLYAVMGAMIPLMVRRGGQVAPIYLFSLLLLPPLDQTIMIGSLKLFDFGVHDALACGATITLLRYPDRRAARGARFDMPFFAVLVLLIAMTARETSFTNFFRVMVNATLDCALPYYIISRSVRNMDDVRNCMLHLAAVATVLSLILLLEVWKSWPIYNELYGRHGVEMLLLVKSRGGMIRAGGPFLEPTSIAMILVFCFLAAWMARDAFRSRALHRCLLALLLVGLLAPQSRGAWIGLVTGLTLIDLYRARVTQAAARVVLIGLAGVGLMTLAQNSRDLSESVGLSGASVESADYRERLLERGIEEFWHSPLLGYSNPEILARLSDLRQGEGIVDFVNTYVFIALASGVVGLMIFNGTFVFYLVQLWRRRGRWRRGGPAQAGAAAFAFAGLGTPMEMLFFTSLGGRTQVFLIVFFALAAAVLRIGKVGGVQWEKKGSSAAFAISPMPIPAPPAPSNSSSSPALNNPAR; this is encoded by the coding sequence ATGCCGCCGATCGCAATGGCGCTGATCGGCGGGATGGTCCTGCTGGCGCTGGTGACGGCGAAGGCGGCGATCTACGTAGTCGCGGCGACCGCGTTGGGGCTGGCGATCTTCCATCACTGCCTGACCCCGCCTGCGCGGCGGCAATTGGGGTATCAGCCGATCGTGATCGCGCTCGTCATGCCGCTGGCGGCGTGGCTTATGCCCAGCGTCACGTTGCTGTACGCGGTGATGGGGGCGATGATCCCGTTGATGGTGCGACGCGGTGGGCAGGTCGCCCCGATCTATCTGTTCAGCCTGCTGCTGCTGCCGCCGCTGGACCAGACGATCATGATCGGCAGCCTGAAGCTGTTCGATTTCGGCGTGCACGACGCGCTCGCCTGCGGGGCGACCATCACGTTGCTGCGCTATCCCGACCGGCGCGCGGCGCGCGGGGCGCGGTTCGACATGCCGTTCTTCGCGGTGCTGGTGCTGCTGATCGCGATGACCGCGCGGGAAACCAGCTTCACCAATTTCTTCCGCGTGATGGTCAATGCGACGCTCGATTGCGCGCTGCCCTATTACATCATCAGCCGCAGCGTCCGGAACATGGACGATGTCCGCAACTGCATGCTGCATCTGGCGGCGGTGGCGACGGTCCTGTCGTTGATCCTGCTGCTGGAAGTATGGAAATCCTGGCCGATCTACAACGAATTGTACGGGCGGCACGGCGTGGAGATGCTGCTGCTGGTGAAAAGCCGCGGCGGCATGATCCGCGCCGGCGGGCCGTTCCTGGAACCGACGTCGATCGCGATGATCCTGGTGTTCTGTTTCCTGGCCGCGTGGATGGCGCGCGATGCGTTCCGGTCGCGGGCGCTGCACCGGTGCCTGCTGGCGTTGTTGCTGGTCGGGCTGCTCGCGCCGCAGTCGCGCGGGGCGTGGATCGGACTGGTCACCGGGCTGACGCTGATCGACCTGTACCGCGCGCGGGTCACGCAGGCGGCGGCGCGCGTCGTGTTGATCGGGTTGGCGGGCGTCGGACTGATGACGCTGGCGCAGAACAGCCGCGACCTGTCGGAATCGGTCGGGCTGTCGGGCGCATCGGTCGAATCCGCCGACTATCGCGAACGGCTGCTGGAGCGCGGGATCGAGGAATTCTGGCACAGCCCGCTGCTCGGCTATTCCAACCCCGAGATTCTGGCCCGGTTGAGCGACCTGCGGCAGGGCGAGGGAATCGTCGATTTCGTCAACACCTATGTCTTCATCGCGCTGGCATCGGGGGTCGTCGGGCTGATGATCTTCAACGGGACGTTCGTGTTCTACCTGGTCCAGCTATGGCGGCGGCGCGGCAGGTGGCGGCGTGGCGGGCCGGCGCAGGCCGGGGCGGCCGCCTTTGCGTTCGCAGGGCTCGGAACGCCGATGGAGATGCTGTTCTTCACCTCGCTGGGCGGACGGACACAGGTGTTCCTGATCGTCTTCTTCGCGCTCGCCGCTGCGGTGCTGAGGATCGGGAAGGTCGGCGGCGTTCAATGGGAGAAGAAGGGCAGCAGCGCGGCGTTCGCGATCAGCCCGATGCCGATCCCGGCGCCGCCTGCGCCCAGCAACAGCAGTTCCTCGCCCGCCCTGAACAATCCGGCGCGGTAG